The following proteins are encoded in a genomic region of Struthio camelus isolate bStrCam1 chromosome 3, bStrCam1.hap1, whole genome shotgun sequence:
- the TNFRSF21 gene encoding tumor necrosis factor receptor superfamily member 21 isoform X1, whose protein sequence is MGVPAGAAATARRAAVLAGLLALLMLLGTSDAQSKLTSEQNAINLSSGKYRHLDRATNKEVICDKCPAGTYVSKHCTKSTLRECSQCPDGTFTKHENGIERCHACRKPCELPMIEKTHCTALTDRECTCLSGTFQTNDTCIPYTVCPVGWGVRKKGTETEDVRCKPCPRGTYSDVPSSVMKCKTYTDCFGKNMMVIKPGTKESDNVCGSPASLPNASSSSSNPEAGGEPYEIPSTAYLSKGLNSSVPSFAPSPTPHTYNGTGDLTGYYNETSVNETDGANGILADSGAGSHMQNYRHKHTSQALEKQPAMEMTSGEKSSIPYRPPRRGPPSTHKHFDINEHLPWMIVLFLLLVLVVIVVCSVRKSSRTLKKGPRQDPSAIVEKAIMKKSTTPTQNREKWIYYCNGHGIDILKLVAAQVGSQWKDIYQFLCNASEREVAAFSNGYTADHERAYAALQHWTIRGPEASLAQLISALRQHRRNDVVEKIRGLMEDTTTLEADKLALPVNSSLLSPTPSPTPKPPEATVLTVEPSPSEKKCFFVDESEPLLRCDSTSSGSSALSRTGSFITKEKKDTVLRQVRLDPCDLQPIFDDMLHILNPEELHVIEEIPQAEDKLDRLFEIAGVKSQEASQTLLDSVYSHLPDLL, encoded by the exons TTGCTCATGCTCCTTGGCACCAGTGATGCTCAGTCAAAGCTGACCTCCGAACAGAATGCCATAAACCTCTCCTCTGGCAAGTACCGCCACCTCGACCGTGCCACTAACAAAGAGGTCATCTGCGACAAATGTCCTGCAGGAACCTATGTGTCTAAACACTGTACAAAGAGTACCTTAAGAGAGTGCAGCCAATGTCCGGATGGGACCTTTACTAAGCATGAGAATGGCATAGAACGATGCCACGCTTGTAGGAAACCTTGTGAACTGCCAATGATTGAGAAAACTCATTGTACTGCCTTGACTGACCGCGAGTGCACTTGCCTGTCTGGCACATTTCAGACTAATGACACCTGCATCCCTTATACAGTATGCCCAGTTGGCTGGGGCGTCCGCAAGAAAGGAACTGAGACAGAAGACGTTAGGTGCAAGCCGTGCCCTCGTGGTACCTATTCTGATGTGCCTTCTAGTGTGATGAAGTGCAAAACATATACTGACTGCTTTGGGAAAAACATGATGGTGATAAAGCCGGGGACGAAAGAAAGCGACAACGTCTGTGGTTCTCCAGCGTCTCTTCCTAACGCGTCTTCATCTTCATCGAACCCAGAAGCGGGTGGAGAGCCCTATGAAATTCCATCAACCGCTTATCTTTCCAAAG GTCTGAACTCTTCAGTTCCCAGTTTTGCACCCTCTCCCACACCGCACACGTACAACGGCACGGGGGACCTGACAGGATACTACAACGAAACCTCAGTGAATGAGACGGACGGTGCCAACGGGATCCTTGCGGACTCCGGAGCTGGAAGCCACATGCAGAACTACCGGCATAAACACACCAGCCAAGCACTTGAGAAGCAGCCGGCGATGGAGATGACGAGTGGTGAGAAGTCCAGCATCCCATACAGGCCTCCCAGGAGAGGGCCACCGAGCACCCACAAGCACTTCGATATCAACGAACACTTGCCATGGATGattgtcctcttcctgctgctggtTCTCGTGGTTATAGTTGTCTGCAGTGTCAGGAAGAGCTCACGGACTCTGAAGAAGGGACCTAGGCAAGATCCCAGTGCCATTGTGGAAAAAGCTATCATGAAAAAATCCACGACCCCTACACAGAACAGGGAGAAGTGGATCTATTACTGCAATGGGCATG GCATAGACATCCTGAAGCTCGTGGCAGCCCAGGTTGGAAGCCAGTGGAAGGACATCTACCAATTCCTGTGCAATGCCAGTGAGCGTGAGGTGGCGGCTTTCTCCAACGGCTACACGGCTGATCATGAAAGGGCCTACGCGGCCTTACAGCACTGGACCATCCGCGGGCCCGAAGCCAGTCTTGCTCAGCTCATCAGCGCCCTGCGCCAGCACAGGCGGAACGATGTAGTGGAGAAGATCAGAGGCCTGATGGAAGACACCACTACG CTGGAAGCTGACAAACTGGCGCTCCCGGTGAACTCCAGCCTGCTcagccccacacccagccccactcCGAAGCCACCCGAGGCGACCGTCCTCACTGTGGAGCCCTCTCCTTCGGAGAAGAAGTGCTTCTTCGTTGACGAGTCAGAGCCCCTCCTGCGCTGCGATTCGACTTCTAGCGGCTCCTCTGCGCTCAGTCGAACAGGCTCTTTTATTACCAAAG aAAAGAAGGACACAGTCTTGCGCCAGGTGCGCTTGGACCCTTGCGACCTGCAGCCCATCTTTGACGACATGCTGCACATCCTCAACCCCGAGGAGCTCCACGTGATAGAGGAGATTCCACAGGCTGAAGACAAGTTGGACAGGCTATTTGAGATCGCTGGAGTCAAGAGCCAGGAAGCCAGCCAAACCCTCCTGGACTCTGTCTATAGCCACCTCCCTGACTTACTGTAG
- the TNFRSF21 gene encoding tumor necrosis factor receptor superfamily member 21 isoform X2: MLLGTSDAQSKLTSEQNAINLSSGKYRHLDRATNKEVICDKCPAGTYVSKHCTKSTLRECSQCPDGTFTKHENGIERCHACRKPCELPMIEKTHCTALTDRECTCLSGTFQTNDTCIPYTVCPVGWGVRKKGTETEDVRCKPCPRGTYSDVPSSVMKCKTYTDCFGKNMMVIKPGTKESDNVCGSPASLPNASSSSSNPEAGGEPYEIPSTAYLSKGLNSSVPSFAPSPTPHTYNGTGDLTGYYNETSVNETDGANGILADSGAGSHMQNYRHKHTSQALEKQPAMEMTSGEKSSIPYRPPRRGPPSTHKHFDINEHLPWMIVLFLLLVLVVIVVCSVRKSSRTLKKGPRQDPSAIVEKAIMKKSTTPTQNREKWIYYCNGHGIDILKLVAAQVGSQWKDIYQFLCNASEREVAAFSNGYTADHERAYAALQHWTIRGPEASLAQLISALRQHRRNDVVEKIRGLMEDTTTLEADKLALPVNSSLLSPTPSPTPKPPEATVLTVEPSPSEKKCFFVDESEPLLRCDSTSSGSSALSRTGSFITKEKKDTVLRQVRLDPCDLQPIFDDMLHILNPEELHVIEEIPQAEDKLDRLFEIAGVKSQEASQTLLDSVYSHLPDLL, from the exons ATGCTCCTTGGCACCAGTGATGCTCAGTCAAAGCTGACCTCCGAACAGAATGCCATAAACCTCTCCTCTGGCAAGTACCGCCACCTCGACCGTGCCACTAACAAAGAGGTCATCTGCGACAAATGTCCTGCAGGAACCTATGTGTCTAAACACTGTACAAAGAGTACCTTAAGAGAGTGCAGCCAATGTCCGGATGGGACCTTTACTAAGCATGAGAATGGCATAGAACGATGCCACGCTTGTAGGAAACCTTGTGAACTGCCAATGATTGAGAAAACTCATTGTACTGCCTTGACTGACCGCGAGTGCACTTGCCTGTCTGGCACATTTCAGACTAATGACACCTGCATCCCTTATACAGTATGCCCAGTTGGCTGGGGCGTCCGCAAGAAAGGAACTGAGACAGAAGACGTTAGGTGCAAGCCGTGCCCTCGTGGTACCTATTCTGATGTGCCTTCTAGTGTGATGAAGTGCAAAACATATACTGACTGCTTTGGGAAAAACATGATGGTGATAAAGCCGGGGACGAAAGAAAGCGACAACGTCTGTGGTTCTCCAGCGTCTCTTCCTAACGCGTCTTCATCTTCATCGAACCCAGAAGCGGGTGGAGAGCCCTATGAAATTCCATCAACCGCTTATCTTTCCAAAG GTCTGAACTCTTCAGTTCCCAGTTTTGCACCCTCTCCCACACCGCACACGTACAACGGCACGGGGGACCTGACAGGATACTACAACGAAACCTCAGTGAATGAGACGGACGGTGCCAACGGGATCCTTGCGGACTCCGGAGCTGGAAGCCACATGCAGAACTACCGGCATAAACACACCAGCCAAGCACTTGAGAAGCAGCCGGCGATGGAGATGACGAGTGGTGAGAAGTCCAGCATCCCATACAGGCCTCCCAGGAGAGGGCCACCGAGCACCCACAAGCACTTCGATATCAACGAACACTTGCCATGGATGattgtcctcttcctgctgctggtTCTCGTGGTTATAGTTGTCTGCAGTGTCAGGAAGAGCTCACGGACTCTGAAGAAGGGACCTAGGCAAGATCCCAGTGCCATTGTGGAAAAAGCTATCATGAAAAAATCCACGACCCCTACACAGAACAGGGAGAAGTGGATCTATTACTGCAATGGGCATG GCATAGACATCCTGAAGCTCGTGGCAGCCCAGGTTGGAAGCCAGTGGAAGGACATCTACCAATTCCTGTGCAATGCCAGTGAGCGTGAGGTGGCGGCTTTCTCCAACGGCTACACGGCTGATCATGAAAGGGCCTACGCGGCCTTACAGCACTGGACCATCCGCGGGCCCGAAGCCAGTCTTGCTCAGCTCATCAGCGCCCTGCGCCAGCACAGGCGGAACGATGTAGTGGAGAAGATCAGAGGCCTGATGGAAGACACCACTACG CTGGAAGCTGACAAACTGGCGCTCCCGGTGAACTCCAGCCTGCTcagccccacacccagccccactcCGAAGCCACCCGAGGCGACCGTCCTCACTGTGGAGCCCTCTCCTTCGGAGAAGAAGTGCTTCTTCGTTGACGAGTCAGAGCCCCTCCTGCGCTGCGATTCGACTTCTAGCGGCTCCTCTGCGCTCAGTCGAACAGGCTCTTTTATTACCAAAG aAAAGAAGGACACAGTCTTGCGCCAGGTGCGCTTGGACCCTTGCGACCTGCAGCCCATCTTTGACGACATGCTGCACATCCTCAACCCCGAGGAGCTCCACGTGATAGAGGAGATTCCACAGGCTGAAGACAAGTTGGACAGGCTATTTGAGATCGCTGGAGTCAAGAGCCAGGAAGCCAGCCAAACCCTCCTGGACTCTGTCTATAGCCACCTCCCTGACTTACTGTAG